A single window of Nicotiana sylvestris chromosome 3, ASM39365v2, whole genome shotgun sequence DNA harbors:
- the LOC138887697 gene encoding uncharacterized protein, which yields MPAKRKYTRRASTTIQGATTNTAQEEDTPAQGVASGSVPSASDMDVRGAIQLLTQIVANQAQRQGTSDVHEMGSSRSREFLNMKPPVFTGSKKDEDPQNFIDEVQKIFRVMHATDTEAAELAVYQLKDVANTWYETWEESRGEDADPATWKEFADAFLEHFLRIEVLEVKALEFERLK from the coding sequence ATGCCTGCAAAAAGAAAGTACACCAGGAGGGCCTCAACTACTATCCAGGGGGCCACAACTAATACTGCTCAGGAGGAGGACACTCCAGCCCAGGGCGTTGCATCGGGCTCAGTGCCCAGTGCTTCAGACATGGATGTCAGGGGAGCTATCCAGTTGCTCACCCAGATTGTTGCTAATCAGGCTCAAAGGCAAGGAACAAGTGATGTTCATGAGATGGGTAGTTCCAGGTCTAGGGAATTCCTCAACATGAAACCTCCCGTCTTCACAGGGTCCAAAAAGGATGAGGATCCGCAAAACTTCATTGATGAGGTTCAGAAGATATTTCGAGTGATGCATGCTACAGACACTGAGGCAGCTGAGCTTGCTGTATACCAGCTGAAGGATGTTGCCAACACTTGGTATGAAACATGGGAAGAGTCCCGAGGGGAGGATGCGGATCCTGCAACTTGGAAGGAGTTTGCAGATGCATTCCTTGAACACTTTCTACGCATTGAGGTCTTGGAAGTTAAGGCTTTGGAGTTTGAGAGACTCAAATAG
- the LOC138887696 gene encoding uncharacterized protein — MVEEGIVLGHKISRNGIEVDKAKIEVISKLSPSTSVKGVQSFLGLAGFYQRFIKDFSKVNPLCKILEKNAKFHFNDDYRKGSEKQVADYLSPLEEEGRSHDGLEINYSFPDEKLLAISIKEVPWFANLANFLVSGIIPDELSSNQRKKLKRECQDYYWDEPYLFGICMNGVITRCVREEEQGDILGSCHSSPYGGHHDGERTIAKVLSHGFYWPTLYKDASHIVKTCDECQQAGGISKKNEMFLTSILEIDIFNSLPNNEARSVAALLKKIFLQDLIGPRILIMHYGLIGRLTKHLSECLHTIANLWVAHLNGLDEFRYPAYESSSLYKEKMKYLHDKHIWNKEFKAGDLILVFNSRLRIFPVKLKSNRSGMFEIIDVTPFGALILKNKNNKVFRVNDHRLKH; from the exons atggttgaggaaggcattgtcctagGCCATAAAATCTCAAGAAATGGAATTGAAGTCGACAAGGCgaagattgaggtgatttctaagcTTTCACCCTCAACTTCGGTGAAGGGTGTACAGAGTTTCCTAGGCCTTGCAGGTTTTTACCAGCGCTttatcaaagatttctctaaagTGAACCCATTATGCAAGATCCTTGAGAAGAATGccaagttccatttcaatgaTGATT ATAGGAAAGGTAGTGAAAAACAAGTGGCTGACTACTTGTCTcctttggaggaggaggggaggtcacatgatggccttgaaatcaattaCTCCTTCCCCGATGAGAAACTTTTGGCAATTTCAATTAAAGAAGTGCCATGGTTTGCGAACTTGGCAAATTTTCTTGTGAGTGGAATCATTCCGGATGAGttatcttcaaaccaaaggaagaagctcaaaagaGAATGTCAAGATTACTATTGGGATGAACCATACCTTTTTGGGATTTGTATGAATGGGGTGATTACAAGGTGTGTACGGGAAGAAGAGCAAGGTGATATTCTTGGTTCTTGTCATTCTTCTccatatggtggtcatcatgatGGAGAAAGAACGATAGCCAAAGTTCTTAGTCatggtttctattggcctactctttacaaggatgcaagtCACATAGTGAAAAcatgtgatgaatgtcaacaaGCCGGTGGCATTTCAAAGAAAAATGAGATGTTTCTCACAAGCAtcttggagattgatatttttaattccttacccaacaatgaggcgagAAGTGTAGCGGCTTTATTGAAGAAGATATTtttacaagatttg ATTGGTCCAAGAATCTTGATAATgcattatgggcttatcggacggcttacaaaacacctATCGGAATGTCTCCATACTA TCGCCAACTTGTGGGTTGCACATTTGAATGGGTTGGATGAGTTCCGATACCCTGCATATGagagttcgtccttgtacaaagaaaagatgaaatatcttcatgacaaGCACATTTGGAATAAAGAGTTCAAGGCGGGTGATCTTATATTGGTGTTTAACTCAAGGTTGAGGATTTTTCCCGTGAAGCTCAAGTCTAATAGGAGTGGCATGTTTGAAATTATTGATGTCACACCTTTCGGTGCATTGATTTTGAAGAACAAGAACAATAAAGTATTCCGAGTCAATGATCACCGGTTGAAGCACTAA